One segment of Coffea arabica cultivar ET-39 chromosome 7c, Coffea Arabica ET-39 HiFi, whole genome shotgun sequence DNA contains the following:
- the LOC113702343 gene encoding membrane-anchored ubiquitin-fold protein 1-like — translation MSKVSEMVETSAAPDQLDIKFRLIDGSDIGPKSYPAAASVATLKESILAQWPKDKENGPRTVKDVKLISAGRILENSRTVGECMSPLCDVPGGVTTMHVVVQPPPQEKEKVPSDPKQNKCGCVIL, via the exons ATGTCTAAAGTCTCTGAGATGGTAGAAACGTCCGCAGCTCCAGATCAGCTGGATATCAAGTTTAGGCTGATTGATGGATCGGATATAGGCCCCAAGAGTTATCCTGCTGCTGCTAGTGTGGCGACCTTGAAAGAAAGCATCCTTGCTCAATGGCCTAAAG ATAAGGAAAATGGTCCTCGGACAGTGAAAGATGTCAAGTTAATAAGTGCTGGAAGAATATTGGAGAACAGTAGAACAGTCGGGGAATGCATGAGTCCATTGTGTGATGTCCCTGGTGGAGTTACAACCATGCACGTTGTTGTTCAACCACCTCCTCAAGAAAAAG AAAAGGTGCCAAGTGACCCCAAGCAGAACAAGTGTGGTTGTGTCATATTGTGA
- the LOC113702342 gene encoding probable galacturonosyltransferase 14 translates to MQLHFSPSMRSITISSSSNGTANGGFGSGGGDLMKIKLAARHISYRTLFHTILILAFLLPFVFILTALITLEGVNKCSTIDCLGRRLGPKVFGRADDSGRLVKEFVKILNQVNTEEVPERLKLPDSFRQLVSETKNNKYTAKEFALILKGMMERLEREIKAAKFAELTNKHFAASSVPKGLHCLSLRLTDEYSSNAHARKQLPSPELLPLLSDNLYHHFVVSTDNILAAAVVVNSTVQSSLNPEKIVFHVITDKKTYAGMHSWFALNPISPAIIEVKGVHQFDWLTRENVPVLEAVENHNVIRKYYHGNHVAGANLSDTTPRTFASKLQARSPKYISLLNHLRIYLPELFPNLDKVVFLDDDVVIQQDLSPLWDIDLHGKVNGAVETCKGEDEWVMSKRFRNYFNFSHPLIAKNLNPEECAWAYGMNIFDLRAWRQTNIRETYHAWLKENLMSNLTLWKLGTLPPALIAFKGHVHPIDPFWHMLGLGYQNKTNIENLRKAAVIHYNGQAKPWLEIGFEHLRPFWTKHVNYSNDFVRNCHILE, encoded by the exons ATGCAGCTGCACTTCTCACCTAGCATGAGAAGTATAACGATATCGAGCAGCAGCAACGGCACTGCGAATGGAGGATTTGGTAGTGGTGGGGGTGATTTGATGAAGATCAAGCTTGCAGCTCGCCACATCTCCTACCGCACCCTCTTTCACACCATCCTCATCTTAGCGTTTTTATTGCCCTTTGTCTTCATTTTAACTGCCCTTATTACCCTTGAAGGTGTCAACAAGTGCTCCACAATCG ATTGTCTTGGCAGGCGGCTAGGGCCAAAGGTTTTTGGCAGAGCTGATGATTCTGGG AGGCTGGTAAAGGAATTTGTTAAGATTCTCAACCAAGTAAATACTGAAGAAGTCCCAGAACGTCTGAAGCTTCCAGATTCCTTCCGCCAACTTGTTTCtgaaacaaaaaataacaaatataCAGCAAAAGAGTTTGCTTTGATCTTGAAGGGAATG atgGAGAGATTGGAAAGGGAGATCAAGGCAGCAAAGTTTGCTGAGCTCACCAATAAGCATTTTGCTGCCAGTTCGGTTCCAAAAGGCCTTCACTGCCTTTCTTTGCGTTTGACAGATGAATACTCCTCTAATGCTCATGCACGCAAACAATTGCCTTCTCCTGAATTACTTCCTTTGCTTTCTGACAACTTGTACCATCATTTTGTGGTGTCAACCGATAACATTCTGGCTGCAGCAGTGGTGGTTAATTCTACCGTTCAGTCTTCTCTAAATCCTGAAAAAATTGTTTTCCATGTCATCACGGACAAGAAAACATATGCAGGCATGCATTCCTGGTTTGCGTTGAATCCTATCTCTCCTGCTATTATTGAAGTAAAAGGAGTTCATCAGTTTGATTGGTTAACTAGAGAGAATGTTCCAGTGCTTGAAGCAGTGGAGAACCATAATGTGATTCGAAAGTATTACCATGGAAATCATGTGGCTGGGGCCAATCTCAGTGATACCACTCCCAGAACATTCGCGTCAAAATTGCAAGCTAGAAGTCCCAAATATATATCTTTGCTCAACCATCTCAGAATATATTTGCCTGAG CTCTTTCCAAACCTCGACAAGGTGGTTTTCTTAGACGATGATGTCGTCATTCAGCAAGACTTGTCACCTCTCTGGGATATTGATCTTCATGGAAAAGTCAATGGAGCTGTAGAAACCTGTAAAGGTGAAGATGAGTGGGTAATGTCCAAGAGATTCAGGAATTACTTCAATTTCTCTCATCCCCTTATAGCAAAGAATCTGAACCCTGAAGAATGTGCATGGGCTTACGGGATGAATATTTTTGACTTGCGTGCGTGGAGACAGACAAATATAAGAGAGACTTATCATGCGTGGCTTAAGGAG AATCTGATGTCAAACCTAACACTGTGGAAGCTAGGTACTTTACCTCCTGCTTTAATTGCATTCAAGGGTCATGTTCACCCAATTGACCCCTTCTGGCACATGCTTGGCTTGGGGTACCAGAACAAGACCAACATTGAAAATCTTAGAAAGGCTGCTGTAATTCACTACAACGGCCAAGCAAAGCCATGGCTGGAGATAGGTTTTGAGCATCTCCGACCATTTTGGACCAAGCATGTCAACTACTCCAATGACTTCGTCAGGAACTGCCACATTTTGGAGTAG
- the LOC113698907 gene encoding chaperone protein ClpB3, chloroplastic-like, with the protein MATTTSFAGVHFHIRPSNSTCRPSLVSQPAPVSINFLAKPKALKSLNSLKLKRKDAFLTRRSEKLGRSSRSFVVRCETSSGRITQQEFTDMAWQAIVSSPEVAKENKHQIVETEHLMKALLEQKNGLARRIFSKVGVDNTRLLDATDKFIQRQPKVLGESSGSMLGRDLEALIQRARDYKKEYGDSFMSVEHLVLGFVQDNRFGKQMFKDFQISRKALKDAIEAIRGRQKVIDQDPEGKYEALEKYGKDLTTMARAGKLDPVIGRDDEIRRCIQILSRRTKNNPVLIGEPGVGKTAISEGLAQRIVQGDVPQALMNRRLISLDMGALIAGAKYRGEFEDRLKAVLKEVTDSDGQIILFIDEIHTVVGAGATSGAMDAGNLLKPMLGRGELRCIGATTLDEYRKYIEKDPALERRFQQVYVDQPTVEDTISILRGLRERYELHHGVRISDSALVEAAILSDRYISGRFLPDKAIDLVDEAAAKLKMEITSKPTALDEINRAVLKLEMERLSLTNDTDKASKERLSRLEAELSLLKARQAELNEQWEHEKTVMTRIQSIKEEIDRVNLEIQQAEREYDLNRAAELKYGSLNSLQRQLEAAEKELDEYMKSGKSMLREEVTGDDIAEIVSKWTGIPVSKLKQSEREKLLHLEEELHKRVVGQDPAVRSVAEAIQRSRAGLSDPHRPIASFMFMGPTGVGKTELAKALASYMFNTEEALVRIDMSEYMEKHAVSRLVGAPPGYVGYEEGGQLTEVVRRRPYAVILFDEIEKAHSDVFNVFLQILDDGRVTDSQGRTVSFTNTVIIMTSNVGSQYILDTDDDALPKEMAYETIKQRVMEAARAVFRPEFMNRVDEYIVFQPLDRDQINSIVRLQLQRVRQRISDRKMKIHVTDAAIQLLGTLGYDPNYGARPVKRVIQQYVENELAKGILRGEFKDEDSVLIDTEVTAFANGQLPQQKLVFRKSESDSQAPAENRETFSQAL; encoded by the exons ATGGCCACTACGACATCGTTCGCCGGCGTTCACTTCCATATTCGCCCGTCTAATTCTACTTGTAGACCCTCCTTAGTTTCACAGCCGGCACCTGTATCAATAAACTTCTTGGCAAAGCCAAAAGCTCTCAAATCCCTAAATTCGCTAAAATTAAAGCGCAAAGATGCATTTCTCACGAGAAGGTCAGAAAAGTTGGGCAGGAGCTCCCGGTCCTTCGTCGTCCGGTGTGAAACATCAAGTGGAAGG ATTACGCAGCAGGAGTTTACGGATATGGCGTGGCAAGCTATTGTGTCGTCGCCGGAAGTGGCGAAAGAGAATAAGCATCAGATAGTGGAGACGGAGCACTTGATGAAGGCACTTTTGGAGCAGAAGAATGGGCTGGCTCGCCGGATTTTCTCCAAGGTTGGTGTGGACAACACTCGGCTTCTGGATGCTACTGATAAGTTCATTCAACGCCAACCGAAG GTTCTTGGTGAGTCTTCTGGTTCAATGTTAGGACGAGATTTAGAGGCTTTAATTCAGCGAGCCAGGGATTACAAGAAAGAATATGGTGATTCATTTATGTCAGTTGAGCATTTAGTCCTCGGTTTTGTACAAGATAATCGATTTGGGAAGCAAATGTTCAAGGACTTCCAAATTTCCAGAAAAGCATTAAAGGATGCCATCGAAGCCATAAGGGGACGGCAAAAAGTTATTGACCAAG ATCCTGAAGGGAAGTATGAGGCGCTAGAGAAATATGGAAAAGATTTGACCACCATGGCGAGAGCGGGAAAACTGGACCCTGTTATAGGAAGGGATGACGAAATTCGAAGGTGCATTCAGATTCTTTCCAGGAGAACAAAGAACAATCCCGTTCTAATAGGTGAGCCAGGCGTTGGGAAAACTGCAATTTCCGAGGG GCTTGCCCAAAGAATAGTGCAAGGAGATGTTCCTCAAGCATTGATGAACCGAAGG TTGATATCCCTTGACATGGGAGCACTGATTGCAGGGGCTAAATATCGTGGAGAGTTTGAAGACAGATTGAAAGCGGTACTCAAGGAAGTTACAGATTCAGACGGGCAGATTATCCTTTTTATTGATGAAATCCATACAGTTGTTGGAGCAG GTGCCACCAGTGGTGCAATGGATGCTGGCAATCTCTTGAAGCCCATGCTTGGTCGTGGAGAATTGCGATGCATTGGTGCGACAACATTGGATGAATACCGTAAATATATCGAGAAAGATCCAGCTTTAGAGCGCCGTTTCCAGCAAGTTTATGTTGATCAACCAACTGTAGAAGATACCATCTCCATTCTTCGTGGACTGAGGGAAAGATACGAGCTGCATCACGGAGTTCGAATTTCAGACAGTGCACTGGTAGAAGCTGCAATTCTTTCAGATCGCTATATTAGTGGACGCTTTTTACCTGACAAAG CTATTGACCTGGTTGATGAAGCTGCTGCCAAACTGAAGATGGAAATAACTTCAAAGCCAACAGCTCTTGATGAGATCAACCGTGCAGTTTTGAAACTGGAGATGGAGAGACTCTCTCTCACTAATGACACGGATAAAGCATCAAAGGAAAGATTGAGTCGCCTTGAGGCAGAGTTGTCTTTGCTGAAGGCTAGGCAAGCTGAGCTGAATGAACAGTGGGAGCATGAGAAGACTGTAATGACCCGCATACAGTCAATCAAGGAAGAG atTGACAGGGTAAATCTTGAGATCCAGCAGGCTGAGCGAGAGTATGACCTCAACCGTGCGGCTGAACTAAAATATGGGAGCTTGAACTCTTTGCAGCGTCAGCTTGAAGCTGCAGAAAAAGAATTAGATGAGTATATGAAGTCTGGGAAGTCCATGCTTAGAGAAGAAGTTACGGGAGATGATATAGCTGAGATTGTCAGTAAATGGACTGGAATACCAGTTTCTAAGCTAAAGCAGTCAGAGAGGGAAAAGCTGTTGCATCTGGAGGAAGAGCTTCATAAAAGAGTTGTTGGTCAGGATCCTGCAGTGAGATCTGTGGCAGAGGCTATCCAACGATCTCGAGCAGGCCTTTCAGATCCACACCGTCCAATTGCTAGTTTTATGTTCATGGGACCTACGGGGGTTGGAAAAACAGAACTAGCGAAGGCTCTGGCTTCATACATGTTTAACACTGAAGAAGCACTTGTAAGAATTGATATGAGCGAATACATGGAGAAGCATGCAGTTTCAAGGTTAGTAGGAGCTCCACCTGGTTATGTAGGCTACGAAGAAGGAGGACAGTTGACTGAGGTTGTTCGCAGAAGGCCATATGCTGTTATTTTGTTTGATGAGATAGAGAAGGCTCACTCTGATGTATTCAATGTTTTCCTGCAAATTCTGGATGATGGTAGAGTTACCGACTCTCAGGGGCGTACCGTGAGTTTTACTAACACTGTGATCATTATGACTTCAAACGTGGGTTCCCAATATATACTTGACACAGATGATGACGCCTTGCCCAAAGAAATGGCTTATGAAACTATAAAACAACGGGTTATGGAGGCTGCAAGAGCTGTTTTTCGTCCAGAGTTCATGAATCGGGTTGATGAGTACATAGTTTTCCAGCCTCTGGACCGTGATCAAATCAACAGCATAGTCAGATTACAG CTGCAACGAGTACGGCAGAGGATTTCAGATCGGAAGATGAAGATTCACGTGACTGATGCTGCCATTCAACTGCTAGGCACTCTTGGGTATGATCCTAACTATGGAGCTAGGCCTGTGAAGCGGGTAATACAGCAATATGTTGAGAACGAGCTTGCTAAAGGAATCTTGAGAGGAGAATTCAAGGATGAGGATTCGGTGTTGATAGACACCGAGGTAACAGCATTTGCTAACGGTCAGCTTCCCCAGCAAAAGCTGGTGTTCCGAAAATCGGAATCTGATTCACAAGCACCTGCAGAAAACAGAGAAACTTTCTCCCAGGCACTATGA